The Tissierella sp. genome includes the window ATTGTAATTTTAAAGTATGGCCAAGTAATATCAAAAAAACTAGATGTGTTCCAGGGTTATTCTGCCTTCAAAGATGCAAATTATAGCTTTTATCAGAAATTTACCTTGCCGCCAAGGGGATAATATCTGTCTACGACATCATTATTACCCTCTCAAGGCTCGTTGAAGTCGTAACGCTGCTTGTGAAGTAAGTTGTCCTCCCCTAATTAAGTCCTGCTCTTTAAAATAATCTCCTGATTCTCATATAATAAAGTCCTGCTTCCATGAAAATCAGGAAAAGAATAGGGGAACAATTGGGGAATAAATAGGAGAAAGAAAAAAGAGAAAATGAAAAAAGAGGGAAAATAAGCAGAACTTTATTATAAAGGAACACTGAATCCTTGATAAATCAAGAATTTAAGTGCATTTGTGATCCTCGAAATTACTATGGGACTCTTGAGATGATAAAAAAGATTAAATAGTCCTTAATCGGAATAGAGACAAGCTTAGAGGCTTGTTTCTTGTTTATTGAGAATTATGTTTTTGATGGTAATTATAAATGCAAAATTGTCATTCGGTATAAAATTGAGAAGATTGTATATTGATAATGCAAATATTGGCAAAATATAGTATAATCAGAGTAATTATACACTGCTTTTACAAAGGAAAGGCAGTAGAAAAATTTCTAGACATGGATTACATGGAAGCAGGGAGTATGAAAGAGAGCTTCAAAAGAGGATGCAAGAGGTCCTAGCAGCAAAGGAATTGAAGCTGGAAACTGTAAAAGAAGATAGGGTATTGATGGGATAGGTAGTCAGAGAACTAAATTTTGGTAACGTGAGTACCTAATCACTATATAGGGAAAGGGGATTAAAAATGACAAAGGTTATAAAAAGACTATGTTTGATGCTTTCTGTTTTTATGGTTTTCACAACCGTACAAACAAGTGGGAATAAGGTGTTTGGCTATACAGGTGTTGTACAGGAGCGGTTAAGGAATGCGGTTGTACTTTACTTGGAAAATCCAAATGCATTTGTAAATAATACTAAAGTAAAGATCGATCCAACCAACCCGGATGTCATTCCGGTCACCCGAAATCAAAGAACACTTGTTCCTGTAAGATTTATTGCTGAAAATTTCGGTGGCAAGGTTGGTTGGGACAATGAAACGTCCACAGTTACGATAAATCTCGATAAGAAGATCGTCAAACTTACACTTGGAAGCAATAGAATGTATGTAAATGACAAAGAGGTCACACTGGATGTACCAGCTCAAAGCATAGGAGATAGGATATATATTCCTCTCCGGAGGTTGGCGGAAGACGCTTTTGGCAAAAAGGTCTTTTTTGACCGGGGGTTAATTATTATCAGTGATATTGAAAATATTTTTTCTCCTACTTCCGAGAAAGAATGGATCGATGAAATAATCGGTCTTTTCACTGGTGCTGTAAATGTAAAAAGTTCAAGGGATTATATAAATGTCAGTGTAGGCGGAGAGTCGTATACTATGGACCCTGCAAAGAGTGTATTCATTGAGGAAGGTACATATATACTTCATGCTTTTGAAGGATTAACCAGGATGGGAAAGGATGGAAGTATCCAGCCCGGTATCGCTGAAAGATGGGAGGTATCTCCGGATGGTACGGTATATACCTTCTATCTGCGTGGATCAAAGTGGTCCGATGGAGTGCCCGTCAAGGCCCAGGATTTTGAATATGCTTGGAAACGGGCTTTGAATCCTGAAACTGCGAGTGAATATGCGTTCATGCTTTATGATATCAAAAACGCAGAGGCGTACAATTCTTCCAGTTTGCAAGGAAGTCTATCAACAGATGCTGTAGGAATAAAGGCGTTGGATGATAAAACGCTGAGGGTGGAACTAAAGGCTCCTGCATCCCATTGGATCACTATGATCGGCCATCCTATCTATATGCCTGTGCGAAAGGATATTATTGAAAGATATGGAGATGAGTGGTATGCGAAAGCGCAATCTTTTGTATCCAACGGGGCCTATACAATGACATATTGGGAAGCTAATTCAAAGATGGTTTTTGAAAAGAATCCTTTCTACTGGGATAACGAAAGAATTATAGTAAATAGAATTAACTGGATACTAATTGAAGAGGGTAATGATGCGGTGAATGCATATAAATTTAACGAGGTAGATGGTGTTTACAGCAGTATTTCAGCGGATTTAGAGCTTGAATTGAAGAAGAATGAGGACTTTCATATCTATGATTATATCGGCACATACTACCTGCTATTTAATACAACGAAGGCCCCAATGAATGATTCCAAAGTACGAAAAGCTTTAGCATTAGCAATTGATAGGAAGTTTATAACGGAGGAAGTAATGAAATTAGGTCAAAAACCTGCAGTAGGGGTTGTCCCGTATGGAATGCCTGGCTTGTTGCCTGAGAAGGATTTCCGGACAGAAGCGAAAGATAATGGGATACTTGCAACTACAGCAAAAATTCATGAGGCAAAAATACTGTTAGCCGAAGCTGGATATGCCGATGGAAAAGGGTTCCCAGAAATTGAAATGATTTATAATACCAATAATGGCCATAAGGCTATTATGGAAGCTATTCAGCAGCAGTGGAAGGATAACCTGGGTATTACGGTAAAAATTAGAGATATGGAATTTATGCAACTTATCGATAGTAGTCACTCCGGAAACTATATGATTGCCAAAAGTGGTTGGATTTCAGATTATAATGATCCCATGTCGATGCTTGAATTGTGGACGACGGATAATTCACTCAATGAAACCGGATGGACCAATTTAAGATATGATGAACTTATCAGAGCAGCGAAGCATAGTATGGATAAAGTAACCAGGATTAGGGCAATGCATGAGGCTGAAGATATTCTTATAAACGAAATGCCGGTTTGCCCCATTTATTCATTCGTCCGGGGTGGTGTACTTCAAAGCCCCAACTTGAAGGGGGTACAGGTCAGCCCGACAGGTTATGTTTATTTTCATAATGCATATGTTGAATAAAGTTTGACGAAAGTGTGCATTGATAGGGGAATACACTCTATCAATGCTTTTTATTTACATTTTAAGGATGTCTACATCTCCATTTATATATTTAAATCCGACAAATCCAAGAAGAAATAGAATTAACAAAAGACATAAAACAAATAGAATTAAACGCATCATGGTTCTTTTCACAATTAAAGGGTATATGGTAAAATTACAGATAAATTTGATCCGAGTTCTATTATTTATGTTAGAAGTGACAAATTAAATTCAATCTATAGGCCGTGTAAAAGATACCAAACTAAGAGAAATTCTGCACAGCATGTAATAATTCTTCTGCGCTAGATAATGTGGTCTTAACATTTGATAATGCAACCAGTACTTCTGACCCGAATGAGGGTCAGTGTAAATGCATTGCTCGTACTAAAAGGAAAAAATAAATTCTAATAAAAATTTTTAAGTAGATGCTATTTTCATCTAGATAAAATGAGAAAGTATGTATCAAGTAGCTTTCATTGATTGGTACTCTGCCACCAAGGATTTACTAGGTCTTGTTGACATCATTATTATCCTCTCAAGGCACATGGAGAGGGTAGTTAGAATGCAAAGGAAAGATACGTAGAAATAAAAGATAAAAAGCCGTTTGCTTTATCGATGATAAAGTGAGCGGCTTTTTGCGTGAAAGGAGGAAAGTCAATCTTGGTATCAGTTTTGAGTACAAGAGAATAAGGTACTTCCCATAGATGCAGACACATAGGTAAAGCTTATGATTATCATACCAATGAAGAGAAAGTAATGGAGATGCTGCACTTTGCAATAAAAGGTGGAGCTAAAGAAATTAAAAAGATTCGATATAGTGTAAATTTTCTCGGTACTAATCTAAGATGTAACCAAATTTTATAAGGCACATATTATATAGTAGACATCAAATTTTTTGCAACTTAGGAGAATAAGTCATTTGTACAATATGAAATAAAGAGAAAATTATGTACTAATGTGTTAAAGAAAATAAAAATAGGGAGGATAAAAAAGTGAGAGAGGATTTAATAATATTACAAGATGAAGATAGAACTTGCCCTGCTGAAGCATTTGTACGTGGCACTGTATGTGCACCCGTTGATATCACTCCATTTGTAAATGAACTTCCAACAACTACTTTTTGTTGTGGGGAACCAGATATAGTGATTGTAGATCCTGAAAACCCTGTAACTTGCATAGGAACAGACAGTGTTAGAATTTTAATTACTCAGGATATTTGTGTAACAATTCCTGTTGAAATAGGTGTAACAACTGATGTTGGGGATGCTTTGATTAGTAATGTAAGATTAGTTGATGATTGCGATGATTGTAATGGCGATGACGACGATGACGACGATGACGACGATGACGACGATGACGACGATGACGACGATGATGATGACGACGATGATGACGATGATGACGACGATGACGATGACGATGACGACGACGACGATGACGATGACGATGATGACAATTAATGATGACAATAGTGATTTAGGTTAATCCTATCCACAAGGGGGGTTGCGTATGAGTAATCAAAATATGGTTGCTAATCAGACATGTAAATCAGTGGCTTGTGTGCCAATGAAAGTAAGTACTCCAATTGACCTAAAACCATTTGTCAGGAGTCTTCCTATTTCAGCATGTATCTGTGAAGAACCCGAACTAACTCCAACGCCGTGTGGTACCTTCATTCTAACACAAAAAATATGCTTTGAGGTTCCTATTGAAATTGGAGTAAAGACGAAAATTGGCAATCCACTTGTCAATGGAAAACACAAATCGCCTAAAAAAAAGTATTATAACTGGAGAACTCCTAATATAGTATATTGAATACAAAAGTCCCTCTCATGAGGGACTTTTTAATCTAGCTTAGATAATATTTTGTAATAAGCAATCATACTTGATATATTGTGCTGAGTGAAATCGATTCTTAAATCATATTGCTTTAAACCTCGTTGAAAGGCACCTATGCAGAGGTTTTTATTTTTGTAATTAACGACTGATTCAGGTCGTAACTGGGTTTGTAGCTGAAATCGTATGCCTTCTTCAATAGCTGTTTTAATCTTGTTAGCTTCTATGTCATTTCCTTCGTCATGAAATAGACTATAAGCAGCACATAAACCTTCACTGCGACAGGCAGTAGGAGTTGATTCAAGACGGATATGTGGTATGCTGTATGCTCCATTCCAATAAGGATACTCTTTATTATCTATAACCTGACTTTTCATGATGGATTTGGTGATTAGCATAACATGGTTAAAATAAAGCTCCTGAGGTCGTGATTTGTAAAGTTCATTTAATCCATATAATAGCCAGTGATCATGGAGAATTGTATCCATATCTTTGCTTTTATCCCGTATTTTTATAAGATAGTGGGCTGCAAGCTCTGCACAATCAAGCCAGTCTTCGTTGCCATCTATTTCGTAAAGTCGTACTAATGAAAGGATTGCCTCTCCTGGATAATAATCTGAAGTGAAATTATACACTTCTTTAGTAGAAAATTGCTGCTTTTGAATAATAAATCTTCCCAATTCATCTTGAGTTTCACAGATCCATCTTGCCATTCTTTGCATCAATGTCAGATGCCCAAAATTACCGGTTATTTGTGTATATTTAGCTAACATAATAATACCAAGGGCATTTCCACCTAATTTTATAATGTCCCTATCAATTACTGCACTAACTAAATTTCCATTAATCTCAAAATTTTTGACTTTATCAATAAAGAAATTGATAGCTAACTCAGCTGTTTTTAACAATTCTTCATCAGGCATTAATTCGTAGGTTTCTAGGATTGAGTATGTTGTTCCAGCATGACGTAAGATATTGTATTGATTTTCTTTTTTATTCTTATCTGGTAAATAAGAATAAATGTATTTTCCGTTTTTATTAACAACATTCTTAAAATAGAAATTTTTTGTAAATACTATTGCTTCAATAAGTGTTTCTTTAGTAATCATTAGACTAATTCCTTTCCTTTAGTGCTCTACTAATACAGTATTCTACAATATCTTTTGCAACATTTCTCGGTTTACCATACATAGGGAAATGATGTCCGCCAATTCCAGGTCTTGTGTTGACTTCTAAAATAGCATAGCGATTTTTTTGAGGTTCTTGGAAAAGATTGTCTGCAATAATATCAACTCCAACGACGAATAAACTTGGAATTGAATTGGCAGCTTTTACTGCAATTTCTTTGTAAAACGGATGAATTTCATCTGTTATATCTAGGCTGTCGCCACCTGTTCCAACATTTCTATTCCAGTCTATAATAACATTAATTCCTTTATCCGGTATATTAGAAAGAGTATATCCTTGAGTGTTAATAATAGATAGTCGGTGATTATCGATTTCAATCAACCTATTTCTTAAATGAGGATTTTTTAATCTGATTTTATTTTTTTGTTTAATTAGTTCTTCAATAGTATCAATGCCATTACTTACAATGTTTGGAGATATTGAAGAAAAAGCAGCTAAACAACAACCTCCCACAACTAAACATCTGGCTTCTGTACCCCCAATAAATTGTTCTTCAACTATAATTTTTTTATTGGTAAATGAAATTGCTTTGTTCCAAGCATTTTCGAATTCTTCTCTAGTCTTGACTCCAACGGTAATTCCTATTCCCTTATGGCCATCAGAAGGTTTTATAACACACGCTGTTAAAGACAGTGCATAGGCTAAAGCTTTTTCTTTTTGTTGAATTGAAAAACTCTCACCTTTTGCAATACTCAGGTCGGCTTTTTTTAAGAATTCTCTTGCAAGAGTTTTATCTTTAGCTATACGTGCTCCTATTGATGAATCATAAGATGATTCTGTTTCATCAAAGGCCAAAGTTTTTTCACCAATATTAACAATAAGGTATTTTCCTACAGAAGTAGATGTATATCCTTTTTTAAAAAATTCTTTTGAAATTAGGTATTTTGAAGAAAAAATTTGATTATTATATTCATTTGGTTTTGGCAATGTAATATTATTGATTATAAAATCATTGGTTTTCTTGCCTTGGAAAACCAAGGGTAGTTCTGAGTTACTTCTATTTGAGGAAATGTAAAATCCTCGAGAATCTTTTCCGTGCCAAAAACTTTCTTCTTTTCTTGAAAGAACTTTTATTAGATTTTCAAATTCCTGTTCATTAACAGGTCTTGACTGATAATCAGTAATTCTATTATCAGTTACAATGGGATAAAAACGAGATTCAATACTCCAATTAAATTCTTTCTCCTCAAATTGCAGCCTTCCTATGGCACTATAAGGTGGTGCTTGAAGTTTTTTATAACGCCCCTTAGCGTTCCAGACAAAATTTCCAATAGAATATGCAATATTGCCGGTATCTCTTTTTTCAAAATGATTTAATATATGTGGACCTTGACCGATTATATAGTTGACGCCATTTTCAATAAATTTAGAACATAATTCATGTATATCTTTACTTTCTGAAGCCCATTTATAATCAATACCTTGCCAATGTGGAAACAAGATAATGAATGAAGAAGGATCTTCATTACGGATTTTCTTTATTTGTTCACATATTCTGTTGAAATTCAAGGAATTGACCCCTGGTTTATCATTAGAAGCAAAAAAATTGTACTTCTCATGATAGAGTTTTGAAGCCCTCAGCCCACTAATGATATAAATATTTTTCAAGCTTTTTTCCCCGAGAAGAGTTATTTTCAATGGTTGTTCTGCCTCTTGAAGACTATTACTAGCTCCAAAAGTCTTGAAGTCATTTTCTTCTAATAATTCTTTAGTTTTCAACATTACTTCAGGACCAAAATCCATTGTATGGTTATTGGCCAAGTTTACAGCTGTTACACCAATACTTCTAAGTGTTCTTAGTAGACGTTCTGATTTGTCCCAGTTTGGATAACCTTTGTCTGGAAAGTAAATTGTCGGCTCAGAATCTACTAAAACAGTTTCAAAATTTATAATGAAATAATCACTATTCTTAATAATTGGCTCAACCCCATTAAAAAAAGATTCAGGATTACTTTCAAGTCTTTGAATCAAATCTTCATTACCTGTTTTATTTACATACCAGTCTCCTAAGCTTGTATCTCCAGCAAAAGTGATAACAAATTTCTTACTCATTCCTAATCCTCCTAATATATATTTATAATTCATTTATTAGTTACATAATATGTGATATTCATTTGTTCTGTGATGACAAACATACTACCAGATAGGGCTACCGCTAAGGAACCACCAGGTCCTGACAACATCATTATTGTACTCTCAGGCATGTTGAAGCAGTAACACTAGTTGTGAAGGAGTGAAACTGTAGGAGAAGTAGATGTCCATCTCATGCCAGGATTGTCCAAAAACTGTAGAGTAAATTTAATTGTTGACAATCAGTTTAGTACATGTTATAAAATATATAAATTCAATAATTTAATATATAATTTCTATGAAGAGAAAGAGTAGGCTATTTTTTTGTCCCACAGAGAGTTGGCATTATGCTGAGAGCCAATGTTTAAAGATTAGTTGAAAATCATCTCTGAGAAGCAGAGCTGAAATTTATTCAAGTAAGTAATGCAGGTAGTCCGCCGTTAAAAGGAACACATATTATAATGTATGTTGAAGAGTGTTATAAATTAATTTTTGAATTATAATTTATAGAACTAGGGTGGTAACGCGAGTATAACTCGTCCCTTTTTGGGGGCGAGTTTTTTAGTGTTCAAAAATAAGTAAATAGGGGGTGTATTATGGAAAGTGATATTGGTATTATAAATTTTATTCATAATATGAAAAAAACAACTCGGAGGTTTTTAAAGTGGAAAAAATGGACAAAAAAAAGCTATTACTTGTAAGTTTAATGTAGTTTGTTTTGGGATTGCCTATTGGCTATGTATGACACCATCAAAACTGGTTGATAGATTTGGAAAAGTTTTAACACCTGCACTATTGGTTTTAATAACGAGTATATTTGTATTTAGCATGTTTAAACCAATAGGTGAATTTGCAGCACCTATTGGTGATTATGCACATTTTCCTTTACCTAAAGGATTTTTAGTTTTACTAGGGATAATATTTTCACTTGCTTGTTTAACAACATCAGTAGGGCTTTTAACATCATGCAGTCAATACTTTGCAAAGCTAATGCTTAAGGTATCATATAAAGTTTGGATTACAATACTATCTGTATCAAGCATGATATTTGCAAATGTAGGATTGACACAAATACTTAAAATTTCATTTCCCTCATTGACTGCTATATACCCAATGACAATTGTGCTTATTGTACTTACACTTACTAATGATTTTTACAAGGGAAATTCTTATGTATATTTATTTGCTATGATATGTACTTCCTTTGTCAGTATCTTAGAGGCCTTAGAGCAATTTGGACTAAAAGTTATTATCCTCAACAGTCTACCATTTTATTCAAAGGGACTTGGTTGGATTATCCAGCAGCTGTTGGCGCTATAGCAGGACTTATTTATGGGAACCTAAGGAATAAAGGATTTGAGGAAAAACATATGCTGAAATCCGAATAGGTAAAGATAAATGCTAAAGAAAAAGAACACTTTTAAACTGCCTATAAAGAAAATAATGCATACAATCAAAAAAAAATTGGGCATAATGTCACCATATCAACAAAAGAGTGATATTATGCCCTGTGTTGTAGCAGTTAAAATAGTTCATATTAAGTTCATATATATAGTTTATTATTATTATATAAAACATATGGAGGTATTAAAATAAAATGGCGAAAAGAATAAATAGGGAGTAGTATAAATAAGGAAATGTTTTTAGGAAAAGATCCAGTAGGTGAAGAACTACTTATAAATAGTATGCAACTACAATTCATTATTGAATCAATTTTTCTATCTGTATTTGGAGGAATACTAAGTCTTATAGTAGGAATGCTCATAGCCTTTGTAGAATCTATTTACATTGGATTTAGCTTGACAATTATAATGTCTACAGTCATCTTAGCAATAAGTTTCTCAGGAATAATAGGTATAGTATTTGGATTTATGCCAGCTAGAAAGGCTAGTAGATTAAATCCTATAGATACATTAAGACATATTTAACAGTACTTAATCTTATTAAGGAGGTGAATCTATGACCAATATTCTTATAGTAGATGATAATGAAAAGATAAGAAAATTAATAGAAATTTATTTAAAAAGAGAAGGATTAAAAATTTTTCATGGAGAAGATGGTGAAGCAGCACTAGATATTCTTGAAAATATAAAGATTGATTTAATCATAGCTGATATAATGATGCCTAATATGGATGGATATGAATTGGTAGAGGAACTTAGAATGGCAAATTATAATTTACCAATACTTATGGTAACTGCAAAGAACACATACCCTGATAAAAAGACGGGATTTGAATTAGGTGCTGATGACTATATGACAAAACCTATAGATATGGATGAATTAGTTCTTAGGGTTAAAGCTTTACTTCGTCGCTCAAAGATTTGCATAGATAAATATATAGGTATAGGTGATATTATAATTGATTATGAGGCCTTAGAAGTAAGGACGGCAACAGATACTATATTATTGCCCAAGAAGGAGTTTTATTTACTCTATAAGCTATTATCCTATCCAAATAAGATATTTACTCGTCAAGAGTTAATCGATGATATATGGGGGTTTGATAGTGAAGCAGATGAAAGAACTGTAGATGTCCATATAAAGAGACTCAGGGAAAAATTTAAAGATGTTAGTGAATTTGAGATAATAACTATAAGGGGATTAGGTTACAAGGGAGTGTTCAAATAATGAGGAAATCTATCTACAGCCAGTTAGTCCTAAGTTTCATCTGTGTTTTCATTATAAGTAATATATTGGCTTCAATACTTTCTTTTTTTAGTACAGAGATAAACACTTTAGAGCAGTTGAGCAAACAATTAATAGAAGGTGTGGAAATAGTAAAGGAAGAATATGAAAGAGAAAATATTTCAATAGGAAGCATTGAAAAATTTTTTAAAGATAATTATATTACTATAAGTTTTGAAGAAAACATAGAAGAATATGCTGTTGAAAAAGAAAAAATGTCATTATTGGAAACTGGAAAGACCTTATCACTGCGCACAAATGAGCTTGGGAATACTACTGTTTCCACTCCTATAGCTATAACCAAGAC containing:
- a CDS encoding ABC transporter substrate-binding protein; amino-acid sequence: MTKVIKRLCLMLSVFMVFTTVQTSGNKVFGYTGVVQERLRNAVVLYLENPNAFVNNTKVKIDPTNPDVIPVTRNQRTLVPVRFIAENFGGKVGWDNETSTVTINLDKKIVKLTLGSNRMYVNDKEVTLDVPAQSIGDRIYIPLRRLAEDAFGKKVFFDRGLIIISDIENIFSPTSEKEWIDEIIGLFTGAVNVKSSRDYINVSVGGESYTMDPAKSVFIEEGTYILHAFEGLTRMGKDGSIQPGIAERWEVSPDGTVYTFYLRGSKWSDGVPVKAQDFEYAWKRALNPETASEYAFMLYDIKNAEAYNSSSLQGSLSTDAVGIKALDDKTLRVELKAPASHWITMIGHPIYMPVRKDIIERYGDEWYAKAQSFVSNGAYTMTYWEANSKMVFEKNPFYWDNERIIVNRINWILIEEGNDAVNAYKFNEVDGVYSSISADLELELKKNEDFHIYDYIGTYYLLFNTTKAPMNDSKVRKALALAIDRKFITEEVMKLGQKPAVGVVPYGMPGLLPEKDFRTEAKDNGILATTAKIHEAKILLAEAGYADGKGFPEIEMIYNTNNGHKAIMEAIQQQWKDNLGITVKIRDMEFMQLIDSSHSGNYMIAKSGWISDYNDPMSMLELWTTDNSLNETGWTNLRYDELIRAAKHSMDKVTRIRAMHEAEDILINEMPVCPIYSFVRGGVLQSPNLKGVQVSPTGYVYFHNAYVE
- a CDS encoding CapA family protein, with the translated sequence MSKKFVITFAGDTSLGDWYVNKTGNEDLIQRLESNPESFFNGVEPIIKNSDYFIINFETVLVDSEPTIYFPDKGYPNWDKSERLLRTLRSIGVTAVNLANNHTMDFGPEVMLKTKELLEENDFKTFGASNSLQEAEQPLKITLLGEKSLKNIYIISGLRASKLYHEKYNFFASNDKPGVNSLNFNRICEQIKKIRNEDPSSFIILFPHWQGIDYKWASESKDIHELCSKFIENGVNYIIGQGPHILNHFEKRDTGNIAYSIGNFVWNAKGRYKKLQAPPYSAIGRLQFEEKEFNWSIESRFYPIVTDNRITDYQSRPVNEQEFENLIKVLSRKEESFWHGKDSRGFYISSNRSNSELPLVFQGKKTNDFIINNITLPKPNEYNNQIFSSKYLISKEFFKKGYTSTSVGKYLIVNIGEKTLAFDETESSYDSSIGARIAKDKTLAREFLKKADLSIAKGESFSIQQKEKALAYALSLTACVIKPSDGHKGIGITVGVKTREEFENAWNKAISFTNKKIIVEEQFIGGTEARCLVVGGCCLAAFSSISPNIVSNGIDTIEELIKQKNKIRLKNPHLRNRLIEIDNHRLSIINTQGYTLSNIPDKGINVIIDWNRNVGTGGDSLDITDEIHPFYKEIAVKAANSIPSLFVVGVDIIADNLFQEPQKNRYAILEVNTRPGIGGHHFPMYGKPRNVAKDIVEYCISRALKERN
- a CDS encoding branched-chain amino acid transport system II carrier protein encodes the protein MTCKFNVVCFGIAYWLCMTPSKLVDRFGKVLTPALLVLITSIFVFSMFKPIGEFAAPIGDYAHFPLPKGFLVLLGIIFSLACLTTSVGLLTSCSQYFAKLMLKVSYKVWITILSVSSMIFANVGLTQILKISFPSLTAIYPMTIVLIVLTLTNDFYKGNSYVYLFAMICTSFVSILEALEQFGLKVIILNSLPFYSKGLGWIIQQLLAL
- a CDS encoding response regulator transcription factor; this translates as MTNILIVDDNEKIRKLIEIYLKREGLKIFHGEDGEAALDILENIKIDLIIADIMMPNMDGYELVEELRMANYNLPILMVTAKNTYPDKKTGFELGADDYMTKPIDMDELVLRVKALLRRSKICIDKYIGIGDIIIDYEALEVRTATDTILLPKKEFYLLYKLLSYPNKIFTRQELIDDIWGFDSEADERTVDVHIKRLREKFKDVSEFEIITIRGLGYKGVFK